The Actinomycetes bacterium genome includes the window CCTCGGGGGTTGGGTCTGCTGCCTTGCCTTGGGCCGACGGTCCGGTGCTCATCCGACCGGCCCGGTGCCGAGCTTGACCGTGGCTGTGTGGCTGGTGTCCGACTGGTCGGTCCAGCGCAGGGTCACCGTGTCGCCGGGGTGGAGGGAGCCGAGCAGTGCGGTGAGCTGCTCAGCTGTGTCGACGGTCTGACCGGCTGCGACGGTGATCACGTCGTCGGCGACCAGCCCAGCGCCTGCGGCGGCGGAACCGGGGACGATCCCGGCGACGAGCACGCCTGGACCGGTGGCGCCCATGGCGCTGCCCTGCACCTGGATCCCCAGGAAGGCGGTGCCGCCGATGTGGACCGTCGCGGACGCCGAGCCAGCGAGGATCTGCTGGGCGATGGCGTGCGCCGTCGCGATCGGGATCGCGTAGCCCTGGGTCGCCGTGCCCTGGCTGGCCCCGGTGAACGACCCTGCCGTGATGATCCCCACCACTGTGCGGTGCGTGTCGATGAGCGCGCCCCCGGAGTCACCAGGCTGGATCGCGGCGTCATCCTGGATGAGGCCGACCAGCTCCTCCGACGTCCCGTTGGACGAGTCCTGCGCGGTGATCGACTGGTTGAGCCCGGTGACGGTCCCGGCCACGGCGCTGGGTGTGCCACCGGCACCTCCGGCGTTGCCCGCGGCGACAACCCAGTCCCCGACGGCGACGTTTGACGAGTCGCCGAGCGGGGCGGTGGCCAGGCCGGACGCGCCGGACAGCCGCAGGACGGCGACATCGTGCGACCGGTC containing:
- a CDS encoding trypsin-like peptidase domain-containing protein encodes the protein MSDEPPTGVGPEAWQTPPTTDDWTSPLWGRPDTLASRWAGSPTSTELPPPPAVAPQPSARRLSRGPLVTAGAALLVVSLLGGVLLSRMLAPASSEVTAASSQPGVSSPVTPLPLPTADPNQSSPGLTLPDPNLGGQSQSQGQNQGLTTQQSAAAAAVSPALVDIVTTVGYDEGQGAGTGVVLSSDGIVLTNHHVVAGATAIAVTDVGNGRTYRATVLGYDRSHDVAVLRLSGASGLATAPLGDSSNVAVGDWVVAAGNAGGAGGTPSAVAGTVTGLNQSITAQDSSNGTSEELVGLIQDDAAIQPGDSGGALIDTHRTVVGIITAGSFTGASQGTATQGYAIPIATAHAIAQQILAGSASATVHIGGTAFLGIQVQGSAMGATGPGVLVAGIVPGSAAAGAGLVADDVITVAAGQTVDTAEQLTALLGSLHPGDTVTLRWTDQSDTSHTATVKLGTGPVG